The following proteins come from a genomic window of Ursus arctos isolate Adak ecotype North America unplaced genomic scaffold, UrsArc2.0 scaffold_12, whole genome shotgun sequence:
- the MAB21L3 gene encoding protein mab-21-like 3 isoform X2: MKSPTAGDLEDCLLNKVLAPSQFLVTVPVKGLAGYREAREQRWRYYTLQGTRLSCPVQDPEGLQQWLEVEQFMKSLWQWHEADVNIEGDIVPAKVLQVFRKLVENAIGTCHLSGKVSMLTHHSAVWVAVETATRQVELELVPTVEIPTAWSEKARWPPCLKRWPSRQRAECIKSFGFALLACSHYHWQLSFLQAEQVLLEQLDEDGGCRRKCLRALRQMKEDVWCPGKRPVITSHHLQTVLFWTCEKYPHLRDWRVFSKAFLRLVRKLHKCVSQHFLKHYFVRKSNLFRYAGAGDLDAVAQRLALFLKSPQLSQP; encoded by the exons GTTTTGGCACCCAGCCAGTTCCTGGTCACCGTGCCAGTGAAGGGCCTGGCCGGGTACAGGGAGGCCAGGGAGCAGCGCTGGCGGTACTACACCCTACAGGGCACCAGGCTGTCCTGCCCTGTGCAGGACCCGGAGGGCCTGCAGCAGTGGCTGGAGGTGGAGCAGTTTATGAAGAGCCTGTGGCAGTGGCATGAGGCAGATGTGAACATTGAGGGAGATATTGTGCCCGCCAAGGTCCTCCAGGTGTTCCGGAAGCTGGTAGAAAATGCAATTGGAACCTGTCATCTCTCAG GTAAGGTCAGCATGCTAACACACCACTCTGCAGTTTGGGTTGCCGTGGAAACAGCCACGCGGCAGGTGGAGCTAGAGCTGGTCCCCACAGTGGAGATCCCTACTGCCTGGTCCGAGAAAGCTCGGTGGCCTCCCTGTCTGAAGCGCTGGCCTTCCCGACAGAGAGCGGAGTGCATCAAG TCGTTTGGGTTTGCCTTGCTGGCCTGTTCACATTACCACTGGCAGCTGAGCTTCCTGCAGGCCGAGCAGGTGCTGCTGGAGCAGCTGGATGAGGACGGGGGCTGCCGCAGGAAGTGTCTCCGGGCCCTGAGGCAGATGAAGGAGGACGTCTGGTGTCCGGGGAAGAGGCCGGTCATCACGTCCCACCATCTGCAG ACGGTGCTCTTTTGGACTTGCGAGAAATACCCCCACCTGAGGGACTGGCGGGTCTTCAGCAAAGCCTTTCTGCGCCTGGTGAGGAAACTGCACAAGTGTGTGAGCCAGCACTTCCTGAAGCACTATTTTGTGCGGAAGAGCAACCTCTTCCGGTACGCAGGCGCGGGCGACCTGGACGCCGTGGCCCAGAGGCTGGCCCTCTTTCTGAAGAGCCCCCAGCTCAGCCAGCCCTGA
- the MAB21L3 gene encoding protein mab-21-like 3 isoform X1: protein MKSPTAGDLEDCLLNKVGVRRQQLSQIVEEVQSVVHHLTTEISHQDVRFQAIPYSDTYNGNIKVLAPSQFLVTVPVKGLAGYREAREQRWRYYTLQGTRLSCPVQDPEGLQQWLEVEQFMKSLWQWHEADVNIEGDIVPAKVLQVFRKLVENAIGTCHLSGKVSMLTHHSAVWVAVETATRQVELELVPTVEIPTAWSEKARWPPCLKRWPSRQRAECIKSFGFALLACSHYHWQLSFLQAEQVLLEQLDEDGGCRRKCLRALRQMKEDVWCPGKRPVITSHHLQTVLFWTCEKYPHLRDWRVFSKAFLRLVRKLHKCVSQHFLKHYFVRKSNLFRYAGAGDLDAVAQRLALFLKSPQLSQP from the exons GTGGGCGTGAGGCGCCAGCAGCTCTCCCAGATTGTGGAGGAGGTGCAAAGTGTTGTCCACCACCTGACCACAGAAATCAGCCACCAAGACGTTCGATTCCAGGCCATCCCTTACTCTGACACGTACAATGGGAACATTAAG GTTTTGGCACCCAGCCAGTTCCTGGTCACCGTGCCAGTGAAGGGCCTGGCCGGGTACAGGGAGGCCAGGGAGCAGCGCTGGCGGTACTACACCCTACAGGGCACCAGGCTGTCCTGCCCTGTGCAGGACCCGGAGGGCCTGCAGCAGTGGCTGGAGGTGGAGCAGTTTATGAAGAGCCTGTGGCAGTGGCATGAGGCAGATGTGAACATTGAGGGAGATATTGTGCCCGCCAAGGTCCTCCAGGTGTTCCGGAAGCTGGTAGAAAATGCAATTGGAACCTGTCATCTCTCAG GTAAGGTCAGCATGCTAACACACCACTCTGCAGTTTGGGTTGCCGTGGAAACAGCCACGCGGCAGGTGGAGCTAGAGCTGGTCCCCACAGTGGAGATCCCTACTGCCTGGTCCGAGAAAGCTCGGTGGCCTCCCTGTCTGAAGCGCTGGCCTTCCCGACAGAGAGCGGAGTGCATCAAG TCGTTTGGGTTTGCCTTGCTGGCCTGTTCACATTACCACTGGCAGCTGAGCTTCCTGCAGGCCGAGCAGGTGCTGCTGGAGCAGCTGGATGAGGACGGGGGCTGCCGCAGGAAGTGTCTCCGGGCCCTGAGGCAGATGAAGGAGGACGTCTGGTGTCCGGGGAAGAGGCCGGTCATCACGTCCCACCATCTGCAG ACGGTGCTCTTTTGGACTTGCGAGAAATACCCCCACCTGAGGGACTGGCGGGTCTTCAGCAAAGCCTTTCTGCGCCTGGTGAGGAAACTGCACAAGTGTGTGAGCCAGCACTTCCTGAAGCACTATTTTGTGCGGAAGAGCAACCTCTTCCGGTACGCAGGCGCGGGCGACCTGGACGCCGTGGCCCAGAGGCTGGCCCTCTTTCTGAAGAGCCCCCAGCTCAGCCAGCCCTGA